One region of Armigeres subalbatus isolate Guangzhou_Male chromosome 3, GZ_Asu_2, whole genome shotgun sequence genomic DNA includes:
- the LOC134219805 gene encoding uncharacterized protein LOC134219805 has product MEVRLFEDLEEGEIEPKEHRPGDIEIWNEQISSTQECAENLEDRFDGGSGDGECETIEPAIVVVDLTDNEDEPQDETPGTGVEQFNSLLSWLQEYFELTLQNKLAKLVDFALCEQCKQPINDIFDMVFVEQFHLVCFYKFNLGQELPQETIANIELLKIQLFQAFKSVNASQDLIRTHPQFRQFLESLKSEISNRVCLECGQTSENVQDHLHKTQQRTIAKASTSTKVRYQCRFCTEYFEYEFLQLRHEMQHPNLVKEKYSGMVLRNEQLLCPYCRVRFDKNHRMQQHLLAHEKAVKFDPTKRLKTYPAVTLRTRRKVTIKTETDESKRPYSLRCYSNVKFRRK; this is encoded by the coding sequence ATGGAGGTTCGGCTGTTTGAGGATCTGGAAGAAGGTGAAATCGAACCGAAGGAACATCGTCCAGGCGATATTGAAATTTGGAATGAGCAAATTTCATCAACGCAAGAGTGCGCGGAAAATTTAGAAGACCGATTTGATGGTGGTAGTGGTGATGGTGAGTGCGAAACGATTGAGCCAGCCATCGTGGTGGTAGATCTAACTGACAATGAAGATGAACCGCAGGACGAAACACCTGGCACAGGTGTTGAGCAGTTTAATTCACTTTTGTCCTGGCTTCAGGAATATTTCGAACTTACTCTGCAAAATAAGTTAGCCAAATTGGTTGACTTTGCGTTATGTGAGCAGTGTAAACAACCAATTAATGATATTTTTGATATGGTTTTCGTGGAGCAGTttcatttggtttgtttctatAAATTTAATCTCGGACAAGAACTACCCCAGGAGACGATTGCCAATATAGAGCTGCTAAAGATACAATTATTTCAAGCTTTCAAAAGCGTTAATGCATCACAAGATCTCATACGAACCCACCCTCAGTTTCGCCAATTTTTAGAGTCTCTAAAGTCAGAAATCAGTAATCGAGTATGTCTAGAATGCGGCCAAACGTCGGAAAACGTTCAAGAccatttgcacaagacacaaCAGCGGACCATTGCCAAGGCCAGCACTAGCACAAAAGTTCGATACCAGTGTCGATTTTGTACCGAGTACTTTGAGTATGAATTTCTTCAGCTGAGACACGAAATGCAGCATCCCAACCTAGTGAAGGAGAAATATTCCGGCATGGTACTGCGGAACGAACAACTCCTCTGTCCATACTGTAGGGTGAGATTCGACAAAAATCATCGTATGCAACAGCACCTGCTGGCTCATGAGAAAGCGGTGAAATTCGACCCAACTAAAAGACTTAAAACTTATCCGGCTGTGACGTTGCGCACCAGGAGGAAGGTGACTATAAAAACCGAA